GAGCTGGCAAAAATTCTTCGTGAACTGCCTCGCCGCCCGTTGATGGCGGGCGAAGAAGGCATTCGGTTATCGCTGGCCGGTGCGCAGGATAAAATTGCCGTGCATGTGGCCGACGGCCTGATTTCAATCCCTCTTGGCGGTGCGCCAAGCACTCACATTCTTAAACCGGCCATCGAGCATTTTGAAGGACTCGTGTTCAATGAAGCCTTTTGCATGAAGCTGGCGGCGGCCATTGGCCTGAACGTGGCAAAGGCCGAAATCGGGAATGTGGAAGGCATCGACTATTTGCTGGTCGAACGCTATGACCGCAAGCTGTCACTGCCTTCTCCAGAAGGCCCAAGCAAGCTGCAACGCGAGCATCAGGAAGACTTCTGCCAGGCGCTCAATATCGTTCCCGAGAACAAGTATCAGAACGAAGGCGGGCCTTCGCTCAAACAATGCTTTGAGCTTCTGCGTGAGGTTTCGACAACTCCGGTTCGTGACCTGCAAGGGCTGCTTGATGCCGTCACTTTTAACTTCCTGATCGGCAATCACGATGCACACGGGAAGAACTTCTCGCTGCTTTACACGGGAGAGGCAGCACAGGGTAGAGCAACGCATCTAGCGCCGCTCTACGACTTGCTGAGCACGGTCTATTACCCAGAACTCGCCAAAAAGATGGCGATGAAAATCGGTGGTGAATATGCCTCCGACAACGTGCATCCGCAGCATTTTGAAAAGCTGGCGGAAGAAGCAGGCCTCTCTAAAGCGCTGGTCAAGCAACGGGTGCCCCAGCTTGCCGAAGCCGTTCTCGCCGCGCTCGACGG
This is a stretch of genomic DNA from Prosthecobacter algae. It encodes these proteins:
- a CDS encoding type II toxin-antitoxin system HipA family toxin; translated protein: MTRTLDVYLHHHLAGHLIQDEHGQLGFEYAEGWLASEAIPLSHSLPLKRERFSRNECRGFFAGILPEESKRVMIAKNLGISGKNDFAMLEQIGGECAGAITFIPTGESLPKREDHYRHLSSAELAKILRELPRRPLMAGEEGIRLSLAGAQDKIAVHVADGLISIPLGGAPSTHILKPAIEHFEGLVFNEAFCMKLAAAIGLNVAKAEIGNVEGIDYLLVERYDRKLSLPSPEGPSKLQREHQEDFCQALNIVPENKYQNEGGPSLKQCFELLREVSTTPVRDLQGLLDAVTFNFLIGNHDAHGKNFSLLYTGEAAQGRATHLAPLYDLLSTVYYPELAKKMAMKIGGEYASDNVHPQHFEKLAEEAGLSKALVKQRVPQLAEAVLAALDGAKNDHAVTLAVAELIKSRCARTMMKFKK